From Spirochaeta isovalerica, the proteins below share one genomic window:
- a CDS encoding nucleoside-triphosphatase: MLTIITGPRGIGKTTALLAFIDRLKRDNRSPAGLITPPVFDSHGKKCGFSAMNVLSGEKWELARMDKDLRGPVFGPFFFSREGFTKALALLAGALDSETSPFILDEIGPLELNKKTGFYPILPRLDKAACRVDVFLVIRPELIEEFRTDYVRNSRCRIVEINRMNRNEPDLFNTTL; the protein is encoded by the coding sequence ATGCTGACAATTATTACCGGCCCCAGAGGAATCGGTAAAACAACCGCCCTTCTGGCTTTTATAGACCGCCTTAAGAGAGACAATAGATCTCCTGCTGGTTTAATTACACCGCCTGTCTTTGATAGCCATGGAAAAAAATGCGGTTTCTCGGCCATGAATGTTTTGTCAGGAGAGAAATGGGAACTGGCCAGAATGGATAAAGATCTCCGCGGACCTGTTTTCGGACCTTTTTTCTTCAGCAGAGAAGGTTTTACAAAAGCCCTGGCTTTGCTCGCCGGTGCTCTGGACAGCGAGACATCCCCTTTCATTCTGGACGAGATCGGTCCGCTGGAACTCAACAAAAAAACCGGTTTTTATCCCATTCTTCCGCGGCTCGACAAAGCGGCCTGCAGAGTCGACGTTTTTCTTGTAATACGACCGGAACTGATTGAAGAATTCAGAACGGATTATGTCCGGAATAGCCGATGCCGGATTGTTGAAATCAACCGGATGAACCGGAATGAGCCGGATCTTTTCAATACCACATTATAA
- a CDS encoding MFS transporter, whose protein sequence is MDGYYSPEEKKTGRFWWLAFSVINTFSFQFLAGNVIILFIIRLGASKTMVGIVSSFFYISYFIMPLGRILSLRLGMARAFTLAWMVRYIAISPILITPFIAMSDKPGSLDTALWIVVCGYLGFQMFRGAGLVSYSPLLTEISMGEDRGSYLSLSRILTDIAILLGSLIVAFFIGEQAPLGRYMISFAIGIGLGYLGVFTLSRLPEIKRPEGHRDQGLMYSLKSVFRDRKFRRYFLTLFTVGFVGGILRPFILVYAKDVYALSDKNVLLLTVAGSLGAISMGFISRKFLDRLGAKPMLMIWIILMILSSATIIFVPYIGSWFSWIFLIVIFYASTMGLNGSDNTTQLYFFSMIEPEQQLNFGILQFLATGISGTAGATLAGVFLDYLQNPAGVDPLQSHVYLFSILTILLALALFFAAGMERLGAKSLRQSLSELFRLRERTRGMG, encoded by the coding sequence ATGGATGGATACTACAGCCCGGAAGAAAAAAAAACCGGCCGATTCTGGTGGCTGGCTTTTTCAGTCATCAATACCTTCTCCTTTCAGTTTCTGGCGGGAAATGTCATCATTCTGTTTATAATCCGGCTGGGTGCCAGTAAAACCATGGTCGGCATTGTATCGAGCTTTTTTTATATCTCCTACTTTATCATGCCTCTCGGCAGAATCCTGTCTCTGAGACTGGGGATGGCCAGGGCTTTCACTCTGGCCTGGATGGTCCGGTATATTGCCATCAGTCCGATCCTGATCACTCCTTTTATCGCCATGTCGGATAAACCGGGATCCCTTGATACTGCTTTGTGGATTGTGGTTTGCGGATATCTGGGATTTCAGATGTTCCGCGGAGCCGGACTGGTCAGCTATTCCCCCCTTCTGACGGAGATTTCCATGGGAGAGGACAGAGGAAGCTACCTTTCGCTGTCGCGGATTCTGACAGATATCGCCATTCTCCTCGGCTCCCTGATTGTAGCTTTCTTCATAGGGGAACAAGCGCCTCTAGGCCGCTACATGATAAGTTTTGCCATCGGTATCGGTTTGGGTTATCTGGGTGTTTTCACCCTCTCCCGGCTTCCCGAAATAAAGAGGCCCGAAGGACATCGGGACCAGGGGCTTATGTACAGCCTCAAGTCGGTATTCCGCGATCGGAAGTTCCGCCGTTATTTTCTGACTCTCTTCACTGTCGGATTCGTTGGTGGTATCCTGCGCCCCTTTATTCTGGTCTACGCCAAAGATGTTTATGCCCTGTCCGATAAAAACGTCCTACTCCTCACGGTAGCCGGAAGTCTCGGGGCCATATCGATGGGTTTTATCAGTCGCAAGTTTCTCGATAGACTCGGTGCCAAGCCTATGCTCATGATCTGGATCATCCTGATGATCCTCTCTTCGGCGACTATTATTTTCGTGCCTTATATCGGCAGTTGGTTTTCCTGGATTTTCCTGATTGTTATTTTTTATGCATCCACCATGGGACTCAATGGTTCGGACAATACGACCCAACTCTATTTCTTTTCCATGATTGAACCGGAACAGCAGTTGAATTTCGGAATCCTCCAGTTTCTCGCCACAGGTATATCCGGAACGGCTGGAGCCACACTTGCCGGTGTATTCCTGGATTATTTACAGAATCCCGCCGGAGTGGATCCCCTGCAAAGTCATGTATATCTCTTTTCAATTTTAACCATTCTGCTGGCCCTGGCACTCTTTTTCGCCGCCGGAATGGAACGGCTGGGAGCAAAAAGCCTGAGACAATCGCTCAGTGAGCTTTTCAGATTGAGAGAAAGAACAAGAGGAATGGGATAA
- a CDS encoding DUF554 domain-containing protein yields MFGNIVNALAIIAGSLLGLFLFRGRMKGEMNDSLIKATALAILLIGLKNAWAGENMLLIIFSLVIGTFLGELIGIERRLEDLGKFVESKLKGDNIARGFVTASLLYCVGSMAILGSLEGGLRNQHDILLAKAVLDGVISIMFTSTLGAGVIFSAIPVFIYQGAIVLGAVFVKDLLTDQVIANLSGVGGLLIAALALNQLEVRKIRVGNMLPAVFIPVVYELILKAI; encoded by the coding sequence ATGTTCGGTAACATTGTCAACGCTCTGGCCATCATCGCCGGAAGTCTACTCGGTCTTTTCCTTTTTCGCGGCAGAATGAAAGGGGAGATGAATGATTCTCTTATCAAGGCGACCGCGCTGGCAATTCTTCTCATAGGCTTGAAAAACGCCTGGGCGGGCGAGAATATGCTACTGATCATATTTTCACTGGTAATCGGCACTTTTCTGGGTGAGTTGATCGGTATTGAGCGCCGATTGGAGGATCTGGGGAAATTCGTGGAATCAAAGTTGAAAGGCGATAACATTGCCAGAGGATTCGTAACAGCCAGCCTGCTTTACTGCGTCGGTTCCATGGCCATCCTCGGATCGCTCGAAGGGGGATTGCGGAACCAGCATGATATCCTGCTGGCGAAAGCTGTGCTTGACGGCGTCATATCCATTATGTTTACATCCACCCTCGGCGCCGGCGTTATCTTCTCAGCTATTCCGGTCTTTATTTACCAGGGCGCCATCGTACTGGGAGCTGTCTTTGTGAAAGACCTTCTCACCGATCAGGTTATCGCGAACTTGAGCGGCGTCGGCGGACTTCTGATTGCTGCCCTGGCTCTGAATCAGTTGGAAGTCAGGAAGATCCGGGTCGGCAATATGCTGCCGGCGGTTTTTATTCCCGTCGTCTATGAGCTGATACTGAAAGCCATTTAG
- a CDS encoding sigma-54 interaction domain-containing protein — protein MDKIETLYSWIGRTDITCYREKNDAAPGPLAQAVLSGRYKRVKILSNWPENEEGSYIPWLFQLLKKRDIFPQDIVIELQNINLKSPTDFTSIYENVSSLLRNNRAEENRTFHLSPGTPAMASIWIILSSGEFPAKLIETSRESGLNEVSIPFNIKADFISKAFRRLDDVDRDKHFEDIIHKCDDMKNLVHNAVKISGFSVPVLIFGESGTGKELISRGIHKASDRRGQFIPVNCGAIPGELVESEFFGHKKGSFTGADADHDGYLKQADKGTLFLDEIGELPLNSQVKLLRALNNGKIRRVGGDKDIEVDIRIIAATNKNLQQEIREGRFREDLFHRLAVGIINMPPLRKREGDLEVLIRTFVSEINDQFTREAGENWERRTLSGDAVKVLLSHRWPGNIRELKNTLKRLIIWAETLVISGEETLSSLLLDSEQESEEDFTYIPPGFDLGRKIDDYKVKWLKLAKEQSHDNTSEAARILGIENYQTLDNWYRKYGLK, from the coding sequence ATGGATAAAATTGAGACCTTGTATTCCTGGATCGGCAGGACAGACATCACCTGCTACAGAGAGAAAAATGATGCGGCACCGGGACCTCTCGCACAGGCAGTACTCAGCGGTCGTTACAAAAGAGTCAAGATACTTTCCAATTGGCCGGAAAACGAAGAGGGGAGCTACATTCCCTGGCTGTTTCAACTGCTTAAAAAGAGAGATATCTTCCCTCAGGATATTGTTATCGAACTTCAGAATATCAATCTAAAGAGCCCGACGGACTTCACATCCATTTATGAAAATGTTTCTTCCCTACTCAGAAATAACAGAGCTGAGGAAAACCGCACCTTTCATCTGAGTCCGGGAACGCCTGCCATGGCTTCGATCTGGATTATTCTTTCATCGGGTGAATTTCCCGCGAAACTTATTGAGACCTCCCGGGAATCGGGACTGAATGAAGTTTCCATACCTTTCAATATCAAGGCTGATTTTATTTCAAAAGCATTCAGAAGACTGGATGATGTAGACAGGGATAAGCATTTCGAAGATATCATACATAAATGTGATGACATGAAAAATCTGGTTCACAATGCTGTCAAAATCTCCGGTTTCTCTGTGCCGGTTCTGATTTTCGGAGAATCGGGAACCGGCAAGGAACTCATTTCCCGTGGTATTCACAAAGCTTCGGATAGACGCGGACAGTTTATTCCCGTCAACTGCGGAGCCATTCCGGGAGAGTTGGTTGAATCAGAGTTCTTCGGACATAAGAAAGGCTCCTTCACCGGAGCTGATGCGGACCACGACGGGTACCTCAAACAGGCCGATAAGGGAACCCTTTTTCTCGATGAAATTGGAGAATTGCCACTCAATTCCCAGGTCAAGCTTCTAAGGGCACTGAATAACGGAAAAATAAGGCGGGTCGGCGGCGACAAGGATATAGAAGTCGACATCCGGATCATTGCCGCCACCAATAAAAACCTGCAGCAGGAAATACGTGAAGGCCGTTTCCGCGAAGATCTGTTTCACAGGCTGGCTGTGGGAATTATCAATATGCCTCCGCTCCGTAAACGGGAGGGAGATCTGGAGGTGCTTATCAGAACCTTTGTCTCGGAGATAAATGATCAGTTCACCCGCGAGGCCGGTGAGAACTGGGAAAGGCGGACATTAAGCGGTGACGCGGTAAAAGTTCTCCTGTCACACCGATGGCCGGGAAATATCCGGGAACTGAAGAATACACTGAAACGGCTGATTATCTGGGCTGAAACACTTGTTATTTCAGGAGAAGAAACTTTAAGCTCTCTTTTGCTCGACTCTGAACAGGAAAGTGAAGAAGATTTTACCTATATTCCTCCTGGCTTTGATCTGGGCAGAAAAATCGATGATTATAAGGTCAAATGGCTTAAGCTGGCCAAGGAGCAAAGCCACGACAACACATCCGAAGCGGCGAGAATCCTCGGTATTGAGAATTATCAGACCCTTGACAACTGGTACAGGAAGTACGGGTTGAAATGA
- a CDS encoding EAL domain-containing protein: protein MLRKFANLSIKTKLLLTIIPLLLSLILLRQVFLLRNINNTLSNELESRLNQSNELIYNLVDETFTGSLRNYLRGMIDDAVFSFEAVFKAYLRGSIPFETAMKNLSQGLSNRVVGDSGYFFVMDNQGKIIYHPFEEYIGADFSSLDFIAEQLKVREGYREYVWQNPDEDAPSEKAMYTKSFDTMNWIIGIAAYKEEFPDIIDFEHMGEGLFNKGSGADSFFILNADGEVLLHPTLAGQNIADIGRFRGMMKIFSDYRDDKVLSGSMDLGIADPDTGKNTRFRLSYSWIPVFDWVIVSAMSIDDFYKPLRDLNFIFIFFDFLLLLLVAGSLSILFSFVLKPLKDFTSDLLEQEEFRNKHFRGKGDEVAIASEVFQLYAEQIKSDKIKLKEAVEENRLLADFPYQVKQPVIRFNKDYICNFMNKQAQKELYPLHTGQDILTFLDVESIESLSETDRKPLEKQILGRLYEIRSTSIPQHNDCYLHFYDVTTKRRLSTLQSVWHHVFDTSIEGITITDEKGNVERINRSFTLITGFEEKDILGKSVNMLKSHRQDEKFYKDMWNSLIETGHWEGKIWNRKSNGEIYLEWLSISGFIDNRTGLQKYMAIFHDISEMYEKEQELEFMYTHDILTKLPSRGLFYDRLTQMVSSSKRTQETCAVIILDLHKFSRINEYIGMTGGDTVLVEMSKKLKVTLRQEDTIARLGADHFGLLLPRLNSNEQIIDIITRLQENLSESISAGGKIVKPVLNLGISLYPNDGETAEVLISKANIALEKTKKQKPGHFNFFDSTTQSELSSWAEYEESLKMALEKGEFVLHYQPKVSFESGDLDGFEALIRWNRGEGGFISPGWFIPKLEENGMIVDVGYWIIEEVCAFINKMSAKFSRDFKVGINISAKQFINSTFLSDVFSITESNRIDPRLVDLEITENIAATEVTKAIETIQRLRERGFSISIDDFGTGYSSLKYLKELQFTTLKIDKSFVDPLPGDDKSLSIVRSIIDLAKNLDKKIVVEGVETEDQARLFKELQCDILQGYYFSKPLSEEDALQLAGEMDKQIKPIV, encoded by the coding sequence ATGTTAAGAAAATTTGCAAACCTGTCCATAAAGACAAAACTTCTGTTAACAATCATTCCTCTTCTGCTGTCTCTCATTTTGCTCCGGCAGGTTTTTCTCCTTAGAAATATCAATAATACTCTCTCCAATGAACTGGAAAGCAGGCTGAATCAATCAAACGAACTTATTTATAATTTAGTGGATGAAACGTTTACCGGTTCTCTGAGAAATTACCTCAGAGGAATGATTGATGATGCGGTTTTCAGTTTTGAAGCTGTTTTTAAAGCTTATCTCAGGGGCTCTATTCCTTTTGAAACGGCAATGAAAAACCTGAGTCAGGGACTTTCCAACAGAGTTGTAGGCGATTCGGGTTATTTCTTTGTAATGGATAACCAGGGAAAGATTATATATCACCCATTTGAAGAATATATCGGGGCAGATTTCAGTTCTCTGGATTTTATCGCGGAGCAATTAAAAGTTCGCGAAGGTTACAGAGAGTACGTCTGGCAGAATCCCGATGAGGATGCTCCCAGTGAAAAAGCCATGTACACCAAATCTTTCGATACTATGAACTGGATCATCGGAATTGCCGCCTACAAGGAAGAATTTCCCGATATTATTGATTTTGAACATATGGGAGAGGGACTATTTAACAAAGGAAGCGGTGCCGACTCTTTTTTTATTCTCAATGCCGATGGCGAAGTTCTGCTTCATCCGACTCTGGCCGGCCAGAATATCGCCGATATTGGCCGTTTCCGGGGGATGATGAAAATCTTTTCGGATTACAGAGATGATAAGGTCTTATCCGGAAGCATGGATCTCGGGATAGCAGATCCCGATACCGGTAAAAATACGCGGTTCCGCCTTTCCTATTCCTGGATCCCCGTTTTTGACTGGGTCATAGTATCAGCTATGTCAATCGATGATTTTTACAAACCGCTTCGGGATTTAAACTTCATTTTTATATTTTTTGACTTCCTGCTGCTCTTGCTTGTCGCCGGTTCTCTCTCCATTCTGTTCTCCTTCGTTCTTAAACCGCTCAAAGATTTCACTTCCGATCTTCTCGAACAGGAAGAATTCAGGAACAAACATTTCAGGGGGAAAGGTGATGAAGTCGCAATTGCCAGCGAGGTTTTTCAGCTTTATGCGGAACAGATTAAAAGCGACAAAATCAAACTGAAAGAAGCCGTGGAAGAGAACCGGCTGCTGGCGGATTTCCCTTATCAGGTTAAGCAGCCTGTTATCCGTTTTAACAAAGATTATATCTGTAATTTCATGAACAAACAGGCTCAGAAGGAATTGTATCCCCTCCATACCGGGCAGGATATTTTGACTTTTCTGGACGTGGAGAGCATCGAATCTCTATCGGAAACCGACCGGAAACCCCTGGAAAAACAAATCCTCGGGAGACTTTATGAAATCCGGTCCACATCCATTCCCCAGCACAATGACTGTTATCTTCATTTTTACGATGTCACAACCAAAAGAAGGCTCTCCACGCTCCAGTCGGTCTGGCATCATGTTTTTGATACTTCCATAGAAGGCATAACCATAACCGATGAGAAAGGTAATGTCGAAAGAATCAACAGGAGTTTTACTCTTATTACCGGCTTTGAAGAAAAAGACATTCTGGGAAAATCAGTTAATATGCTGAAATCCCATCGACAGGATGAAAAATTTTATAAGGATATGTGGAATTCGCTCATTGAAACCGGTCATTGGGAAGGGAAAATCTGGAATAGAAAAAGCAATGGAGAGATCTATCTTGAATGGCTTTCCATCTCCGGCTTTATCGATAACAGGACGGGTCTGCAGAAGTATATGGCCATCTTCCATGATATAAGCGAGATGTATGAGAAAGAACAGGAACTCGAGTTCATGTACACTCATGATATTCTGACCAAGTTGCCGAGTCGCGGGCTTTTTTACGACCGATTGACCCAGATGGTGTCCTCTTCAAAAAGAACGCAGGAAACATGTGCGGTTATCATATTGGACCTTCACAAATTCAGCCGTATAAATGAATACATCGGTATGACGGGCGGTGATACCGTACTGGTTGAAATGAGCAAGAAACTGAAAGTTACATTACGGCAGGAAGATACGATCGCCCGTCTCGGCGCTGATCATTTCGGCCTTCTTCTCCCGCGCCTGAACAGTAACGAGCAGATCATAGATATTATTACCAGATTGCAGGAGAATCTGAGCGAATCTATATCAGCAGGGGGGAAGATTGTCAAACCTGTCTTAAATCTGGGAATCAGTCTGTATCCGAACGATGGAGAAACGGCAGAAGTCCTTATCTCCAAAGCCAATATCGCTCTGGAAAAAACAAAAAAACAGAAACCGGGCCATTTCAACTTTTTCGATTCCACGACTCAGAGTGAATTATCCAGCTGGGCAGAGTATGAAGAGTCTTTGAAAATGGCATTGGAGAAAGGCGAATTCGTTTTGCACTACCAACCGAAAGTCAGCTTCGAATCGGGAGATCTCGATGGTTTTGAAGCGCTAATCCGATGGAACAGAGGCGAAGGCGGTTTTATCTCTCCGGGATGGTTTATACCTAAACTGGAAGAAAACGGCATGATTGTCGATGTCGGTTACTGGATTATTGAAGAAGTGTGCGCCTTCATCAATAAAATGTCTGCAAAATTCTCCCGGGATTTTAAAGTGGGTATCAATATCTCCGCCAAACAGTTCATAAACAGCACTTTTCTCAGCGATGTGTTCAGCATTACAGAGAGTAACCGGATCGATCCCCGGTTAGTTGACCTGGAAATTACGGAAAACATCGCCGCCACAGAAGTGACGAAAGCGATTGAAACAATTCAAAGATTAAGAGAACGGGGTTTCTCTATTTCTATTGATGATTTCGGAACGGGCTATTCCTCTCTGAAATATCTGAAAGAATTACAGTTTACTACTCTTAAAATCGATAAATCTTTTGTTGATCCGCTTCCGGGCGATGACAAAAGCCTGTCTATTGTCCGATCCATTATTGACCTGGCCAAAAACCTGGACAAGAAAATCGTCGTCGAAGGTGTGGAGACAGAAGATCAGGCCAGGCTTTTTAAAGAACTGCAATGCGATATTCTCCAGGGATATTATTTCAGCAAGCCGCTGAGCGAGGAAGATGCGCTTCAGCTGGCGGGAGAAATGGACAAGCAGATTAAACCGATTGTCTAA
- a CDS encoding LysR family transcriptional regulator, with the protein MLMFQSWDRLRVFYYVYSEKSITGASEKLNVTQSAVSQNIQKLESDLKSSLFTRLHKKLVPTAAAERLFELTESFMNGLKIYNRELLQSKEYPFGEIRIGAPAEFGKTYLSLIMADFRTKYPDVTFSIKFGKPETLLPLLKDGNIDFVLLDEFLTDKTDREITDYLHFEPVAWEKVILACSRKYYDTKLKGDVSFSSLSRQNYICYDEEMSLVRHWFENHFPKKKVKLNRVLTVDNHEAVASSILNHCGLGVLSSHLVKKEVDAGNLVAVETGSEGIINTISLVQLMDKIPTLTEKTFSLFLIESIRAMLSHQNLDE; encoded by the coding sequence ATGCTAATGTTTCAAAGCTGGGATCGGCTGCGGGTATTTTATTATGTTTATTCTGAAAAAAGCATTACGGGCGCATCGGAAAAGCTCAATGTGACACAGTCCGCGGTAAGTCAGAACATACAAAAGCTGGAGAGCGATTTAAAGAGCTCTCTTTTCACACGTCTTCATAAAAAGCTGGTCCCTACGGCAGCAGCGGAGCGGCTGTTCGAACTGACGGAATCATTTATGAACGGCCTGAAAATCTACAACAGAGAGCTTCTCCAATCCAAAGAATATCCCTTTGGAGAGATCCGGATAGGCGCCCCGGCGGAATTCGGGAAAACCTATCTGTCTCTTATTATGGCCGATTTCAGAACGAAATATCCCGATGTAACTTTTTCCATTAAATTCGGAAAACCCGAAACTCTGCTCCCTCTCCTGAAGGATGGAAACATCGATTTCGTTCTGCTGGACGAATTTCTGACAGATAAGACGGACCGGGAGATTACAGATTACCTTCATTTCGAACCGGTAGCCTGGGAAAAGGTGATACTGGCCTGTTCCAGAAAATATTATGATACGAAGCTTAAAGGCGATGTATCATTCTCTTCACTCAGCAGGCAGAACTACATATGCTATGATGAGGAAATGTCCCTAGTCAGGCATTGGTTTGAGAATCATTTTCCCAAGAAAAAAGTCAAATTGAACAGAGTGCTGACTGTGGATAACCATGAAGCCGTGGCATCGTCGATTCTTAACCATTGCGGCCTTGGTGTCCTCTCATCCCATCTTGTGAAAAAAGAAGTCGATGCCGGTAATCTGGTGGCTGTGGAAACCGGCTCTGAGGGTATTATCAACACGATTTCCCTGGTTCAGCTTATGGACAAGATTCCCACTCTGACGGAAAAAACCTTCTCACTGTTTCTGATAGAATCAATCCGTGCCATGCTGAGTCATCAGAATCTCGATGAGTAG
- a CDS encoding VF530 family DNA-binding protein, which produces MAQSKDPLHGVTLQMILERLVAYFGWEKLGSHIRINCFNYDPSIKSCLKFLRRTDWARKKVEDLYLDLDYAKKDERWWEKGKNPAPETPAPGMKKI; this is translated from the coding sequence ATGGCACAATCAAAAGATCCTCTGCATGGCGTGACCCTTCAAATGATACTCGAACGGCTTGTCGCATACTTCGGCTGGGAGAAGCTGGGCTCCCACATCAGAATCAACTGCTTCAATTACGATCCCTCGATAAAATCCTGCTTAAAGTTTTTGCGCAGAACCGACTGGGCCAGAAAGAAAGTCGAAGATCTGTATCTCGACCTCGATTACGCAAAGAAAGATGAACGCTGGTGGGAAAAAGGGAAGAACCCGGCGCCTGAAACACCGGCGCCGGGTATGAAAAAAATCTAA
- a CDS encoding heme-degrading domain-containing protein: MYTLKDILEQENTLQFESFSSETAWELGTMLVEKGRKDNLAITIDITRNGHQLFHYSFEGTSADNDNWVRRKTNLVNRFGHSSLYIGTQLKERGQTIEETYMIPEAQFAPHGGCFPIFLKGTGSVGTITVSGLAQEEDHRVVVETIASYLKTKK; this comes from the coding sequence ATGTATACATTAAAGGATATTCTGGAGCAGGAGAATACGCTCCAATTTGAATCATTTTCATCGGAAACAGCTTGGGAACTTGGTACCATGCTGGTTGAGAAAGGCCGGAAAGACAACCTGGCGATTACCATCGACATCACACGGAACGGCCATCAGCTTTTTCACTACAGCTTTGAAGGGACATCAGCCGACAACGACAACTGGGTCCGTCGGAAAACCAATCTCGTAAACAGGTTCGGCCACAGTTCCCTCTATATAGGGACTCAACTGAAGGAGCGCGGCCAAACGATAGAGGAGACATATATGATTCCCGAAGCGCAATTCGCTCCTCACGGCGGTTGCTTTCCCATTTTTCTGAAAGGCACCGGATCGGTCGGTACGATAACGGTTTCAGGACTGGCTCAGGAGGAAGATCACAGAGTTGTTGTTGAAACCATAGCCTCCTACCTCAAAACGAAAAAGTAA